A genome region from Gossypium hirsutum isolate 1008001.06 chromosome A04, Gossypium_hirsutum_v2.1, whole genome shotgun sequence includes the following:
- the LOC107933403 gene encoding ankyrin repeat-containing protein ITN1-like, with protein MLRITDQESNTALHEAARCGNVEVVKALLEFEDPDFQYSANEKQETPLYIAARRRGSGRLLTLLLDKFEPTHHGGPHDRTALHAAAMAGDAEAIRVILKKKGNLTKERDEDG; from the exons ATGCTGAGGATTACGGATCAGGAATCCAACACGGCTTTACATGAAGCAGCACGGTGTGGCAATGTCGAAGTGGTGAAAGCATTGTTGGAGTTTGAAGACCCTGATTTTCAGTATTCTGCCAACGAAAAACAGGAGACTCCACTTTACATAGCAGCTAGGAGGAGAGGATCTGGGCGCTTGTTGACTCTATTATTAGATAAATTCGAACCAACGCATCATGGCGGGCCCCACGATAGAACAGCTTTGCATGCAGCGGCTATGGCTGGAGATGCAG AGGCAATAAGGGTAATATTAAAGAAGAAGGGGAATTTGACAAAGGAAAGAGATGAAGATGGATAG
- the LOC107933402 gene encoding agamous-like MADS-box protein AGL9 homolog — translation MGRGRVELKRIENKINRQVTFAKRRNGLLKKAYELSVLCDAEVALIIFSNRGKLYEFCSSSSMIKTLERYQKCNYGAPEPNVSSREAALELSSRQEYLKLKARYDALQRSQRNLLGEDLGPLSSKELESLEKQLDSSLKLIRSTRTQYMLDQLNDLQRKEHLLNEANKTLKQRLVEGYQVNSLQLNPNATEDVGYGRQQVHHQPHGDAFFHPLDCEPTLQIGYQHDPMSVVTAGPSVNNYMTGWLP, via the exons atgggaAGAGGTAGGGTTGAACTTAAGAGGATTGAAAACAAGATCAACAGGCAAGTCACTTTTGCAAAGAGAAGAAATGGTCTTTTGAAGAAAGCTTATGAGCTTTCCGTTCTTTGTGATGCTGAAGTTGCTCTCATCATCTTCTCCAATAGAGGAAAGTTGTACGAATTTTGCAGCAGCTCAag CATGATCAAAACATTGGAGAGGTACCAAAAATGCAACTATGGAGCTCCTGAGCCAAATGTGTCATCGAGGGAGGCTGCTTTG GAATTAAGCAGTCGGCAGGAATATTTGAAGCTTAAAGCACGTTACGATGCCTTACAAAGGTCCCAAAG gAATTTACTGGGAGAAGATTTGGGACCTTTGAGCAGCAAGGAACTCGAGTCACTTGAGAAACAGCTTGATTCATCATTGAAGCTAATTAGATCGACGCGG ACCCAATACATGCTTGATCAGCTCAATGATCTTCAAAGAAAG GAACATCTTCTTAATGAAGCCAATAAGACCCTAAAACAAAGG TTGGTGGAAGGGTATCAAGTAAATTCGTTACAATTGAATCCAAATGCAACGGAAGACGTCGGCTATGGCCGTCAACAGGTTCATCATCAGCCTCATGGCGATGCCTTCTTCCATCCATTGGATTGTGAGCCGACTTTACAAATCGG ATATCAGCATGATCCAATGTCAGTGGTGACTGCAGGGCCAAGTGTGAATAATTATATGACAGGTTGGTTACcatag